Proteins encoded in a region of the Diospyros lotus cultivar Yz01 chromosome 9, ASM1463336v1, whole genome shotgun sequence genome:
- the LOC127810026 gene encoding 23 kDa jasmonate-induced protein-like encodes MGCNVFGKPITDKTLRGMEEYENYTVTHWDRARVALEEKNEGDKDTKARQYVEKLRQEWGNRACTLCLIYNATGGNVVLVTTHDIYGRIGHAPYPIMIENGQWGAFLHGRTPQEYPGSSAAVVYRGKNKEELPCDWMLAWSNPWDRIEWKNKVALITYILSSHLSYDL; translated from the coding sequence ATGGGGTGCAACGTGTTTGGGAAGCCCATCACCGACAAAACCTTGAGAGGAATGGAGGAGTACGAGAATTACACGGTAACACACTGGGACAGAGCTCGAGTGGCTTTAGAGGAGAAGAACGAAGGAGACAAGGACACCAAGGCTCGCCAGTATGTGGAGAAGCTCAGACAGGAATGGGGCAACAGAGCTTGCACGCTCTGCCTGATCTACAATGCCACTGGCGGCAATGTGGTGCTGGTAACCACACATGATATTTACGGCCGCATCGGCCATGCCCCGTACCCGATCATGATCGAGAATGGCCAGTGGGGGGCGTTTCTGCACGGCAGAACTCCCCAGGAGTACCCCGGCTCATCGGCCGCTGTCGTGTATCGGGGCAAGAACAAAGAGGAGTTGCCGTGTGACTGGATGCTGGCTTGGTCCAACCCCTGGGACCGAATCGAGTGGAAAAACAAGGTAGCCCTAATAACTTACATTTTAAGTAGTCATTTGTCATACGATTTATGA
- the LOC127809806 gene encoding uncharacterized protein LOC127809806 isoform X2 yields the protein MPSSSSSSSSPSPAVCSHNPMLESARPFLRGELENVDKKLPSLLRVLRSVGAGECWHKHGTFLDHLLDTYRILKLWKAPDTVCLCALFHSAYSNSYVNLAIFDPSTGRDEVRAHVGEAAERLIHLFCVVPRQSLIHDDLLFHYSDSELVQDLKLSETSLRDAKERGRFNEDEAWRKKLQSLVPADGIKVKHIKTGEDVLVTRRIVAVFLMMTMADFSDQIFGFQDVLFENWDGRLEFKGNNWSGVLWPGDGKPGLWMSSISRMGAIYNLIVREEEIYLMERRKREGTAAGTGGTGRDEEIELVIPPVFEKCTRVLDAAEQVAARDLYWEAVVNNFPNKSGGGGGREEEEEEILLKRCIEKNPFVGEPHVVLAQWYMGKGKYEAAAVEAEKGLGLLLEWGSPWDKRMSWQGWIAWARVLLMKATVDKSWPHTSWGILNLGLVSCSLVDALFLPIAAATAAQALQGKGHRYQ from the exons ATGCCGTCATCGTCATCGTCTTCGTCTTCACCTTCACCGGCGGTTTGTTCGCATAATCCGATGCTGGAGTCCGCGCGGCCGTTCCTCCGGGGAGAGCTCGAGAACGTCGACAAGAAGCTGCCGTCTCTCCTCCGCGTGCTGCGCTCCGTCGGCGCCGGCGAGTGCTGGCACAAGCACGGCACCTTTCTCGATCACCTTCTCGATACCTACCGCATCCTCAAGCTCTGGAAGGCTCCCGACACCGTCTGCCTCTGCGCCCTCTTCCACTCCGCCTACTCCAATTCCTACGTCAATCTCGCTATCTTTGATCCTTCCACCGGCCGCGACGAAGTCCGCGCTCACGTTGGCGAGGCGGCGGAGCGTCTGATCCACCTGTTCTGCGTCGTCCCTCGCCAGTCTCTAATTCATGACGACCTCTTGTTTCACTACTCCGATTCCGAGCTCGTCCAGGACCTCAAGCTTTCGGAGACCTCCCTGAGAGACGCGAAGGAGAGAGGGCGGTTCAACGAAGACGAGGCTTGGAGGAAGAAACTGCAGTCGCTCGTTCCTGCGGACGGGATCAAGGTGAAGCACATAAAGACCGGGGAAGACGTGCTGGTCACGAGAAGGATCGTCGCGGTTTTCCTTATGATGACGATGGCGGATTTCAGCGACCAGATCTTCGGTTTCCAGGACGTGTTGTTCGAGAATTGGGACGGCCGGCTCGAGTTCAAGGGGAACAACTGGTCGGGTGTTCTGTGGCCTGGAGACGGCAAGCCAGGGCTGTGGATGAGCTCCATATCAAGGATGGGGGCAATATACAATCTGATCgtaagagaggaagagatttatCTGATGGAAAGGAGGAAGAGAGAGGGTACCGCAGCAGGAACAGGCGGTACTGGAAGAGACGAAGAGATAGAGCTTGTGATACCGCCGGTGTTCGAGAAATGTACGAGGGTACTAGATGCAGCAGAGCAAGTGGCTGCGAGGGACTTGTACTGGGAGGCTGTAGTGAACAACTTTCCTAATAAgagtggcggcggcggcggtcgtgaggaggaggaggaggagatacTGTTGAAGAGGTGCATTGAGAAGAATCCGTTCGTTGGGGAGCCTCACGTGGTGCTGGCGCAGTGGTATATGGGGAAGGGGAAGTACGAGGCGGCGGCGGTTGAGGCAGAGAAGGGGCTGGGGCTGTTGCTGGAGTGGGGGAGCCCGTGGGACAAGAGAATGTCATGGCAGGGCTGGATTGCTTGGGCTAGGGTTCTCTTGATGAAAGCCACTGTCGACAAGTCATGGCCTCACACCTCTTGGGGCATTCTCAACCTCGGCCTAGTTAG CTGCAGCTTGGTGGATGCTTTGTTTCTTCCTATTGCTGCTGCTACTGCTGCTCAAGCATTGCAAGGCAAGGGCCACAGATATCAGTAG
- the LOC127809806 gene encoding uncharacterized protein LOC127809806 isoform X3: MPSSSSSSSSPSPAVCSHNPMLESARPFLRGELENVDKKLPSLLRVLRSVGAGECWHKHGTFLDHLLDTYRILKLWKAPDTVCLCALFHSAYSNSYVNLAIFDPSTGRDEVRAHVGEAAERLIHLFCVVPRQSLIHDDLLFHYSDSELVQDLKLSETSLRDAKERGRFNEDEAWRKKLQSLVPADGIKVKHIKTGEDVLVTRRIVAVFLMMTMADFSDQIFGFQDVLFENWDGRLEFKGNNWSGVLWPGDGKPGLWMSSISRMGAIYNLIVREEEIYLMERRKREGTAAGTGGTGRDEEIELVIPPVFEKCTRVLDAAEQVAARDLYWEAVVNNFPNKSGGGGGREEEEEEILLKRCIEKNPFVGEPHVVLAQWYMGKGKYEAAAVEAEKGLGLLLEWGSPWDKRMSWQGWIAWARVLLMKATVDKSWPHTSWGILNLGLVSLVDALFLPIAAATAAQALQGKGHRYQ, from the exons ATGCCGTCATCGTCATCGTCTTCGTCTTCACCTTCACCGGCGGTTTGTTCGCATAATCCGATGCTGGAGTCCGCGCGGCCGTTCCTCCGGGGAGAGCTCGAGAACGTCGACAAGAAGCTGCCGTCTCTCCTCCGCGTGCTGCGCTCCGTCGGCGCCGGCGAGTGCTGGCACAAGCACGGCACCTTTCTCGATCACCTTCTCGATACCTACCGCATCCTCAAGCTCTGGAAGGCTCCCGACACCGTCTGCCTCTGCGCCCTCTTCCACTCCGCCTACTCCAATTCCTACGTCAATCTCGCTATCTTTGATCCTTCCACCGGCCGCGACGAAGTCCGCGCTCACGTTGGCGAGGCGGCGGAGCGTCTGATCCACCTGTTCTGCGTCGTCCCTCGCCAGTCTCTAATTCATGACGACCTCTTGTTTCACTACTCCGATTCCGAGCTCGTCCAGGACCTCAAGCTTTCGGAGACCTCCCTGAGAGACGCGAAGGAGAGAGGGCGGTTCAACGAAGACGAGGCTTGGAGGAAGAAACTGCAGTCGCTCGTTCCTGCGGACGGGATCAAGGTGAAGCACATAAAGACCGGGGAAGACGTGCTGGTCACGAGAAGGATCGTCGCGGTTTTCCTTATGATGACGATGGCGGATTTCAGCGACCAGATCTTCGGTTTCCAGGACGTGTTGTTCGAGAATTGGGACGGCCGGCTCGAGTTCAAGGGGAACAACTGGTCGGGTGTTCTGTGGCCTGGAGACGGCAAGCCAGGGCTGTGGATGAGCTCCATATCAAGGATGGGGGCAATATACAATCTGATCgtaagagaggaagagatttatCTGATGGAAAGGAGGAAGAGAGAGGGTACCGCAGCAGGAACAGGCGGTACTGGAAGAGACGAAGAGATAGAGCTTGTGATACCGCCGGTGTTCGAGAAATGTACGAGGGTACTAGATGCAGCAGAGCAAGTGGCTGCGAGGGACTTGTACTGGGAGGCTGTAGTGAACAACTTTCCTAATAAgagtggcggcggcggcggtcgtgaggaggaggaggaggagatacTGTTGAAGAGGTGCATTGAGAAGAATCCGTTCGTTGGGGAGCCTCACGTGGTGCTGGCGCAGTGGTATATGGGGAAGGGGAAGTACGAGGCGGCGGCGGTTGAGGCAGAGAAGGGGCTGGGGCTGTTGCTGGAGTGGGGGAGCCCGTGGGACAAGAGAATGTCATGGCAGGGCTGGATTGCTTGGGCTAGGGTTCTCTTGATGAAAGCCACTGTCGACAAGTCATGGCCTCACACCTCTTGGGGCATTCTCAACCTCGGCCTAGTTAG CTTGGTGGATGCTTTGTTTCTTCCTATTGCTGCTGCTACTGCTGCTCAAGCATTGCAAGGCAAGGGCCACAGATATCAGTAG
- the LOC127809806 gene encoding uncharacterized protein LOC127809806 isoform X5, with product MPSSSSSSSSPSPAVCSHNPMLESARPFLRGELENVDKKLPSLLRVLRSVGAGECWHKHGTFLDHLLDTYRILKLWKAPDTVCLCALFHSAYSNSYVNLAIFDPSTGRDEVRAHVGEAAERLIHLFCVVPRQSLIHDDLLFHYSDSELVQDLKLSETSLRDAKERGRFNEDEAWRKKLQSLVPADGIKVKHIKTGEDVLVTRRIVAVFLMMTMADFSDQIFGFQDVLFENWDGRLEFKGNNWSGVLWPGDGKPGLWMSSISRMGAIYNLIVREEEIYLMERRKREGTAAGTGGTGRDEEIELVIPPVFEKCTRVLDAAEQVAARDLYWEAVVNNFPNKSGGGGGREEEEEEILLKRCIEKNPFVGEPHVVLAQWYMGKGKYEAAAVEAEKGLGLLLEWGSPWDKRMSWQGWIAWARVLLMKATVDKSWPHTSWGILNLGLVR from the exons ATGCCGTCATCGTCATCGTCTTCGTCTTCACCTTCACCGGCGGTTTGTTCGCATAATCCGATGCTGGAGTCCGCGCGGCCGTTCCTCCGGGGAGAGCTCGAGAACGTCGACAAGAAGCTGCCGTCTCTCCTCCGCGTGCTGCGCTCCGTCGGCGCCGGCGAGTGCTGGCACAAGCACGGCACCTTTCTCGATCACCTTCTCGATACCTACCGCATCCTCAAGCTCTGGAAGGCTCCCGACACCGTCTGCCTCTGCGCCCTCTTCCACTCCGCCTACTCCAATTCCTACGTCAATCTCGCTATCTTTGATCCTTCCACCGGCCGCGACGAAGTCCGCGCTCACGTTGGCGAGGCGGCGGAGCGTCTGATCCACCTGTTCTGCGTCGTCCCTCGCCAGTCTCTAATTCATGACGACCTCTTGTTTCACTACTCCGATTCCGAGCTCGTCCAGGACCTCAAGCTTTCGGAGACCTCCCTGAGAGACGCGAAGGAGAGAGGGCGGTTCAACGAAGACGAGGCTTGGAGGAAGAAACTGCAGTCGCTCGTTCCTGCGGACGGGATCAAGGTGAAGCACATAAAGACCGGGGAAGACGTGCTGGTCACGAGAAGGATCGTCGCGGTTTTCCTTATGATGACGATGGCGGATTTCAGCGACCAGATCTTCGGTTTCCAGGACGTGTTGTTCGAGAATTGGGACGGCCGGCTCGAGTTCAAGGGGAACAACTGGTCGGGTGTTCTGTGGCCTGGAGACGGCAAGCCAGGGCTGTGGATGAGCTCCATATCAAGGATGGGGGCAATATACAATCTGATCgtaagagaggaagagatttatCTGATGGAAAGGAGGAAGAGAGAGGGTACCGCAGCAGGAACAGGCGGTACTGGAAGAGACGAAGAGATAGAGCTTGTGATACCGCCGGTGTTCGAGAAATGTACGAGGGTACTAGATGCAGCAGAGCAAGTGGCTGCGAGGGACTTGTACTGGGAGGCTGTAGTGAACAACTTTCCTAATAAgagtggcggcggcggcggtcgtgaggaggaggaggaggagatacTGTTGAAGAGGTGCATTGAGAAGAATCCGTTCGTTGGGGAGCCTCACGTGGTGCTGGCGCAGTGGTATATGGGGAAGGGGAAGTACGAGGCGGCGGCGGTTGAGGCAGAGAAGGGGCTGGGGCTGTTGCTGGAGTGGGGGAGCCCGTGGGACAAGAGAATGTCATGGCAGGGCTGGATTGCTTGGGCTAGGGTTCTCTTGATGAAAGCCACTGTCGACAAGTCATGGCCTCACACCTCTTGGGGCATTCTCAACCTCGGCCTAGTTAG GTAA
- the LOC127809806 gene encoding uncharacterized protein LOC127809806 isoform X1, producing MPSSSSSSSSPSPAVCSHNPMLESARPFLRGELENVDKKLPSLLRVLRSVGAGECWHKHGTFLDHLLDTYRILKLWKAPDTVCLCALFHSAYSNSYVNLAIFDPSTGRDEVRAHVGEAAERLIHLFCVVPRQSLIHDDLLFHYSDSELVQDLKLSETSLRDAKERGRFNEDEAWRKKLQSLVPADGIKVKHIKTGEDVLVTRRIVAVFLMMTMADFSDQIFGFQDVLFENWDGRLEFKGNNWSGVLWPGDGKPGLWMSSISRMGAIYNLIVREEEIYLMERRKREGTAAGTGGTGRDEEIELVIPPVFEKCTRVLDAAEQVAARDLYWEAVVNNFPNKSGGGGGREEEEEEILLKRCIEKNPFVGEPHVVLAQWYMGKGKYEAAAVEAEKGLGLLLEWGSPWDKRMSWQGWIAWARVLLMKATVDKSWPHTSWGILNLGLVSFETAVTKKSRNRKGNQECLVSFCDTKDNTHNKLVLTLLLLNGKNRDH from the exons ATGCCGTCATCGTCATCGTCTTCGTCTTCACCTTCACCGGCGGTTTGTTCGCATAATCCGATGCTGGAGTCCGCGCGGCCGTTCCTCCGGGGAGAGCTCGAGAACGTCGACAAGAAGCTGCCGTCTCTCCTCCGCGTGCTGCGCTCCGTCGGCGCCGGCGAGTGCTGGCACAAGCACGGCACCTTTCTCGATCACCTTCTCGATACCTACCGCATCCTCAAGCTCTGGAAGGCTCCCGACACCGTCTGCCTCTGCGCCCTCTTCCACTCCGCCTACTCCAATTCCTACGTCAATCTCGCTATCTTTGATCCTTCCACCGGCCGCGACGAAGTCCGCGCTCACGTTGGCGAGGCGGCGGAGCGTCTGATCCACCTGTTCTGCGTCGTCCCTCGCCAGTCTCTAATTCATGACGACCTCTTGTTTCACTACTCCGATTCCGAGCTCGTCCAGGACCTCAAGCTTTCGGAGACCTCCCTGAGAGACGCGAAGGAGAGAGGGCGGTTCAACGAAGACGAGGCTTGGAGGAAGAAACTGCAGTCGCTCGTTCCTGCGGACGGGATCAAGGTGAAGCACATAAAGACCGGGGAAGACGTGCTGGTCACGAGAAGGATCGTCGCGGTTTTCCTTATGATGACGATGGCGGATTTCAGCGACCAGATCTTCGGTTTCCAGGACGTGTTGTTCGAGAATTGGGACGGCCGGCTCGAGTTCAAGGGGAACAACTGGTCGGGTGTTCTGTGGCCTGGAGACGGCAAGCCAGGGCTGTGGATGAGCTCCATATCAAGGATGGGGGCAATATACAATCTGATCgtaagagaggaagagatttatCTGATGGAAAGGAGGAAGAGAGAGGGTACCGCAGCAGGAACAGGCGGTACTGGAAGAGACGAAGAGATAGAGCTTGTGATACCGCCGGTGTTCGAGAAATGTACGAGGGTACTAGATGCAGCAGAGCAAGTGGCTGCGAGGGACTTGTACTGGGAGGCTGTAGTGAACAACTTTCCTAATAAgagtggcggcggcggcggtcgtgaggaggaggaggaggagatacTGTTGAAGAGGTGCATTGAGAAGAATCCGTTCGTTGGGGAGCCTCACGTGGTGCTGGCGCAGTGGTATATGGGGAAGGGGAAGTACGAGGCGGCGGCGGTTGAGGCAGAGAAGGGGCTGGGGCTGTTGCTGGAGTGGGGGAGCCCGTGGGACAAGAGAATGTCATGGCAGGGCTGGATTGCTTGGGCTAGGGTTCTCTTGATGAAAGCCACTGTCGACAAGTCATGGCCTCACACCTCTTGGGGCATTCTCAACCTCGGCCTAGTTAG CTTCGAAACAGCAGTTACCAAGAAATCCCGAAACAGAAAGGGGAACCAAGAATGCTTAGTTTCTTTCTGCGACACCAAAGATAATACACACAACAAATTAGTACTTACTTTACTACTACTCAATGGCAAAAACAGAGACCATTAA
- the LOC127809806 gene encoding uncharacterized protein LOC127809806 isoform X4 yields MPSSSSSSSSPSPAVCSHNPMLESARPFLRGELENVDKKLPSLLRVLRSVGAGECWHKHGTFLDHLLDTYRILKLWKAPDTVCLCALFHSAYSNSYVNLAIFDPSTGRDEVRAHVGEAAERLIHLFCVVPRQSLIHDDLLFHYSDSELVQDLKLSETSLRDAKERGRFNEDEAWRKKLQSLVPADGIKVKHIKTGEDVLVTRRIVAVFLMMTMADFSDQIFGFQDVLFENWDGRLEFKGNNWSGVLWPGDGKPGLWMSSISRMGAIYNLIVREEEIYLMERRKREGTAAGTGGTGRDEEIELVIPPVFEKCTRVLDAAEQVAARDLYWEAVVNNFPNKSGGGGGREEEEEEILLKRCIEKNPFVGEPHVVLAQWYMGKGKYEAAAVEAEKGLGLLLEWGSPWDKRMSWQGWIAWARVLLMKATVDKSWPHTSWGILNLGLVR; encoded by the coding sequence ATGCCGTCATCGTCATCGTCTTCGTCTTCACCTTCACCGGCGGTTTGTTCGCATAATCCGATGCTGGAGTCCGCGCGGCCGTTCCTCCGGGGAGAGCTCGAGAACGTCGACAAGAAGCTGCCGTCTCTCCTCCGCGTGCTGCGCTCCGTCGGCGCCGGCGAGTGCTGGCACAAGCACGGCACCTTTCTCGATCACCTTCTCGATACCTACCGCATCCTCAAGCTCTGGAAGGCTCCCGACACCGTCTGCCTCTGCGCCCTCTTCCACTCCGCCTACTCCAATTCCTACGTCAATCTCGCTATCTTTGATCCTTCCACCGGCCGCGACGAAGTCCGCGCTCACGTTGGCGAGGCGGCGGAGCGTCTGATCCACCTGTTCTGCGTCGTCCCTCGCCAGTCTCTAATTCATGACGACCTCTTGTTTCACTACTCCGATTCCGAGCTCGTCCAGGACCTCAAGCTTTCGGAGACCTCCCTGAGAGACGCGAAGGAGAGAGGGCGGTTCAACGAAGACGAGGCTTGGAGGAAGAAACTGCAGTCGCTCGTTCCTGCGGACGGGATCAAGGTGAAGCACATAAAGACCGGGGAAGACGTGCTGGTCACGAGAAGGATCGTCGCGGTTTTCCTTATGATGACGATGGCGGATTTCAGCGACCAGATCTTCGGTTTCCAGGACGTGTTGTTCGAGAATTGGGACGGCCGGCTCGAGTTCAAGGGGAACAACTGGTCGGGTGTTCTGTGGCCTGGAGACGGCAAGCCAGGGCTGTGGATGAGCTCCATATCAAGGATGGGGGCAATATACAATCTGATCgtaagagaggaagagatttatCTGATGGAAAGGAGGAAGAGAGAGGGTACCGCAGCAGGAACAGGCGGTACTGGAAGAGACGAAGAGATAGAGCTTGTGATACCGCCGGTGTTCGAGAAATGTACGAGGGTACTAGATGCAGCAGAGCAAGTGGCTGCGAGGGACTTGTACTGGGAGGCTGTAGTGAACAACTTTCCTAATAAgagtggcggcggcggcggtcgtgaggaggaggaggaggagatacTGTTGAAGAGGTGCATTGAGAAGAATCCGTTCGTTGGGGAGCCTCACGTGGTGCTGGCGCAGTGGTATATGGGGAAGGGGAAGTACGAGGCGGCGGCGGTTGAGGCAGAGAAGGGGCTGGGGCTGTTGCTGGAGTGGGGGAGCCCGTGGGACAAGAGAATGTCATGGCAGGGCTGGATTGCTTGGGCTAGGGTTCTCTTGATGAAAGCCACTGTCGACAAGTCATGGCCTCACACCTCTTGGGGCATTCTCAACCTCGGCCTAGTTAGGTAA